GGAGAAgcaagaaaagaagagagactcATGGAAGAAGGAGAAATCTCGCCGCCTGCAGGCATATCCTGAAGAACCGCCAGAATCCGGCTGATGCTCATGGATCTCGCTGACCGGAAACTATGAAGTCTCTTCATCGTGTTTGACTTAGAGAA
Above is a window of Brassica napus cultivar Da-Ae chromosome A10, Da-Ae, whole genome shotgun sequence DNA encoding:
- the LOC106370177 gene encoding uncharacterized protein LOC106370177, coding for MEGSLEGMLMKVSIFALVQALVYLILSTSSSVFSKSNTMKRLHSFRSARSMSISRILAVLQDMPAGGEISPSSMSLSSFLASPSSSPRI